In uncultured Desulfobacter sp., one DNA window encodes the following:
- a CDS encoding tetratricopeptide repeat protein, with protein sequence MRELIPTYLKVLSSAWTVIFCMFIPVTTVMAAHPVVKAIHVRNNPFSVTVNLTGKAPVKVVRIGEREVLVAIKNASLIKGLVIDGKDNPNLESLHVETLDGNVVALMVTGKHASQESIKPSFDAANNQLTVVLNKVETLAPPAPQEPTIHEAETVQPPPAPATPAVPKPKKQVPIASTTSPGEKQPLADAAADKPVVQGSEPQPEPTTKDEAPEPVKEKVSSLPKTKKKSKEAPIYIPPKRQASRFKGDISDMYRGEDPLQGCQSNAVGNAMLLVKKQLYKEAGAILEQYLFEENPFCREQVYYLRAYVNFMGVENDDPAGLLNAERLFQDAMATFPKSSYLPFAYAAMGLIHTRLHNSATAEGYFDIITKDFPDYSGMPEVEYHLAEIYNDRGYNDKALNLYKKVFESKLSNGYISSAGLGYGKALFKNLRYYDALSVLNYVIQNDVKKVYESSDLLRYTADANFELGLSRGARDNYIRLLNIYPDIEDPDMALSKAGDAYGMENQEEKAIKLYELVRKKYPDSPGYINASIGIARYLKTDAEKIEIYEMIKTRFPENTYARIAMMRLAEIYQRNGEYDKCIKEIEDLLSTHPRGLRYEAVKLMQKAYEALFKEQLKADEYTSVLMRYEKEQFKLNKMGGRLIPFHVGMAYLQANLYEEAFNQLISAYKLYKRSERPSLLLFGLGKAMDESGRDDDALKLLYAFTKRFPKHKNRVEALTRIGQIYLEKGRFSKADEALGSAYKAGGNALEKGRILMLRAGVYQKKPDLKTTSQLQARAVKAFAASPGENYEILASAYKTLGSTYLEMKSYGQAADAFAKALDFSEGDRAKANIGFLLGDAYQKGNALDKAKETFEQVAQSYDSVWARLARQRLSTMGLAEKIINS encoded by the coding sequence ATGAGAGAATTAATCCCCACATACCTCAAGGTTTTATCATCGGCTTGGACCGTAATTTTCTGCATGTTCATTCCAGTAACAACGGTCATGGCTGCACATCCGGTTGTCAAAGCCATCCACGTCAGAAACAACCCCTTTTCAGTGACGGTTAATCTGACTGGGAAAGCCCCTGTAAAAGTTGTCCGTATCGGAGAGCGGGAAGTCCTTGTGGCTATTAAAAATGCAAGTCTGATCAAAGGGCTTGTCATCGATGGAAAGGATAATCCCAACCTTGAATCTCTCCATGTGGAAACGCTTGACGGCAACGTGGTCGCCCTGATGGTGACAGGTAAGCACGCCAGTCAAGAATCAATTAAGCCCTCTTTTGATGCCGCCAATAACCAACTAACCGTAGTTTTAAATAAAGTCGAAACGCTTGCGCCGCCGGCACCCCAAGAGCCCACTATACATGAAGCCGAAACCGTACAGCCCCCCCCGGCACCGGCAACGCCTGCTGTTCCCAAACCTAAAAAACAGGTGCCGATCGCTTCGACCACGAGCCCTGGGGAAAAACAACCCCTTGCCGATGCCGCCGCTGATAAACCGGTAGTACAAGGATCTGAACCCCAGCCCGAACCGACAACGAAAGATGAGGCCCCGGAGCCTGTCAAAGAAAAGGTTTCCAGCCTGCCCAAAACGAAAAAAAAATCAAAGGAAGCCCCGATTTATATACCACCAAAGCGCCAGGCCAGTCGTTTTAAAGGCGACATCAGCGATATGTACCGGGGCGAGGATCCGTTGCAAGGTTGCCAGTCCAACGCGGTTGGAAATGCGATGCTTCTGGTCAAAAAACAGTTGTACAAAGAAGCCGGCGCCATTCTGGAGCAGTATCTGTTTGAAGAAAACCCCTTTTGCCGGGAACAGGTCTACTATTTAAGGGCCTATGTCAACTTTATGGGAGTTGAAAACGATGACCCGGCAGGACTTTTGAATGCAGAACGGTTGTTTCAGGACGCCATGGCCACCTTCCCAAAGTCAAGCTATCTTCCCTTTGCCTATGCCGCCATGGGATTGATTCATACCCGTTTGCACAACAGTGCAACCGCTGAGGGCTATTTTGATATTATCACCAAGGACTTTCCGGACTATTCCGGCATGCCTGAGGTCGAGTATCATCTTGCTGAAATCTATAATGACAGAGGGTATAATGACAAAGCCTTAAATCTGTATAAAAAGGTGTTTGAATCAAAACTCAGCAACGGCTATATTTCGTCTGCAGGGCTGGGTTATGGTAAAGCGCTGTTTAAAAACCTGCGGTATTATGACGCATTGAGTGTTTTGAATTATGTCATACAAAATGATGTAAAAAAGGTGTATGAATCTTCCGACCTGCTTAGATACACGGCAGATGCCAATTTTGAATTGGGCTTAAGTAGAGGTGCCCGGGACAATTATATCCGGCTGCTGAATATTTATCCCGATATCGAAGATCCCGACATGGCCTTAAGTAAAGCCGGTGATGCTTACGGCATGGAGAATCAGGAAGAAAAGGCGATCAAATTATACGAACTGGTCCGGAAAAAATATCCGGACTCTCCGGGATATATCAATGCCTCCATTGGAATTGCCAGATACCTCAAAACGGATGCTGAAAAGATTGAAATTTACGAAATGATAAAGACCCGGTTTCCAGAAAACACCTATGCTCGGATTGCCATGATGCGTCTGGCTGAAATTTATCAGAGAAATGGAGAGTATGATAAGTGTATCAAAGAAATTGAGGATCTGTTGTCCACCCATCCCAGGGGCTTGCGCTACGAGGCGGTTAAGCTCATGCAAAAAGCCTACGAAGCATTGTTCAAAGAACAATTAAAGGCCGACGAATATACCTCCGTACTGATGAGGTATGAAAAAGAACAGTTCAAGTTAAACAAAATGGGAGGGCGGCTGATTCCCTTTCATGTGGGCATGGCATATTTACAGGCCAACCTGTATGAAGAGGCTTTTAATCAGTTGATCTCTGCTTATAAACTTTATAAAAGGTCAGAACGGCCGTCGTTACTGTTGTTTGGACTGGGCAAGGCCATGGATGAGTCCGGCAGGGATGACGATGCGTTAAAACTACTATATGCCTTTACAAAAAGATTTCCAAAGCATAAAAACCGGGTGGAAGCCCTGACCCGGATCGGGCAGATTTACCTGGAAAAGGGGCGTTTTTCGAAGGCGGATGAAGCCTTGGGCTCGGCGTATAAGGCGGGGGGAAACGCGCTGGAAAAGGGGCGAATACTCATGCTTCGCGCAGGCGTTTACCAAAAGAAACCAGACTTAAAAACCACGTCCCAACTCCAGGCCCGTGCGGTAAAAGCGTTCGCCGCGTCTCCCGGCGAAAATTACGAGATACTGGCAAGCGCCTACAAAACGTTGGGGTCAACCTACCTGGAAATGAAATCCTATGGCCAGGCCGCCGATGCCTTTGCCAAAGCCCTTGATTTTTCAGAAGGTGACCGGGCCAAGGCCAATATCGGTTTTCTGCTGGGGGATGCCTACCAGAAAGGCAATGCACTGGATAAGGCGAAAGAAACCTTTGAGCAGGTCGCGCAGTCTTACGATTCGGTCTGGGCCAGGCTTGCACGCCAGCGGTTAAGTACGATGGGACTGGCCGAAAAAATAATAAATTCATAA
- a CDS encoding response regulator: protein MDTSIKILIVDDFATMRRILKNILKQLGFKNLVEADDGTTAWDVLESQEIDLIISDWNMPKMTGLELLKKVRASDQYKKAPFLMVTAEAQKQNVIEAVQAGVSNYVVKPFTAEAISDKLKKILK, encoded by the coding sequence ATGGACACATCCATCAAGATTTTGATAGTTGACGATTTTGCGACCATGCGCCGTATTCTTAAGAATATTTTAAAACAGCTTGGGTTTAAAAATCTGGTGGAGGCCGATGATGGTACAACGGCTTGGGACGTCCTTGAAAGCCAGGAGATTGATCTGATTATTTCCGACTGGAACATGCCCAAAATGACGGGCCTTGAACTGCTGAAAAAAGTACGAGCCAGTGATCAATACAAAAAAGCACCTTTTTTGATGGTCACGGCAGAGGCTCAAAAGCAAAACGTTATAGAAGCCGTGCAAGCAGGTGTCTCCAATTACGTGGTCAAGCCGTTTACCGCAGAGGCGATTTCCGATAAACTCAAAAAAATTCTTAAATAA
- a CDS encoding chemotaxis protein CheX, protein MDVTLINPFINATINVLETMAFVTVSAGKPYLKEDNIAVGDVTGVLGLTGVAQGTIAVTFEEKCILTVVSNMFGEKMDGLNDDIADAVGELTNMISGQARRELDEMGKVFKAAIPSVITGRRHTIRHYGDGPKIAIPFQTDGGQFTIEVCFER, encoded by the coding sequence TTGGATGTCACACTGATAAATCCATTTATCAATGCAACCATTAATGTATTGGAAACAATGGCCTTTGTCACGGTTTCGGCGGGAAAGCCTTATCTAAAAGAAGACAATATCGCCGTGGGTGATGTGACCGGTGTCTTGGGGCTGACCGGCGTCGCCCAGGGAACCATTGCTGTGACCTTTGAAGAAAAATGTATTTTAACGGTTGTTTCCAACATGTTCGGGGAAAAAATGGACGGGCTCAATGATGATATCGCCGATGCCGTTGGGGAGTTGACAAATATGATCTCCGGACAGGCCCGGCGGGAGCTTGATGAAATGGGCAAGGTATTCAAGGCTGCCATCCCCTCAGTGATAACCGGGAGAAGACATACCATCAGGCACTATGGAGACGGCCCTAAAATCGCAATCCCTTTCCAGACCGATGGTGGACAATTTACAATTGAGGTGTGTTTTGAAAGATAG
- a CDS encoding Lrp/AsnC family transcriptional regulator: MDKTDLEILKILQKKARIPNVEVSRAIGMAPSAVLERIKKLEAKKIIQGYEVRLNPDMFGGAMTAFVSIQVTHPSKIRETGEQLATIEQVQEVHYLAGGDLLMIKVKVSGNNELEELIQTRISHIKSVKTTKTFIVLSTFKESAKIKLPDDV, encoded by the coding sequence ATGGATAAAACTGATCTGGAAATTCTTAAAATATTGCAAAAAAAAGCCAGGATCCCCAATGTTGAGGTTTCCAGAGCCATTGGTATGGCGCCTTCTGCTGTGCTTGAGCGAATTAAAAAACTGGAGGCAAAAAAGATCATCCAGGGTTATGAAGTGCGCCTGAACCCGGATATGTTCGGCGGTGCCATGACCGCCTTTGTCAGCATCCAGGTGACCCATCCATCCAAGATTCGGGAAACCGGCGAACAGCTGGCAACCATTGAACAGGTCCAGGAAGTTCATTATCTGGCAGGTGGCGACCTCTTGATGATTAAAGTAAAAGTGTCCGGTAACAATGAGCTGGAAGAACTAATACAGACCCGGATTTCCCATATAAAAAGCGTAAAAACGACAAAAACATTTATTGTGCTTTCCACGTTTAAAGAAAGTGCCAAGATTAAACTGCCGGACGACGTCTAA
- the flgC gene encoding flagellar basal body rod protein FlgC, whose translation MDLMNASKISGTALAAHRMKLNVIAENLANVDTTRSEDGGPYRRKMVVFKGDDIDSFETVVQKKIRKEQSGNIELSTIEFEDEKKPDNGTGVKVDQIVRSQEDFHLVYNPAHPDADPDTGYVKMPNVDHLTEISDMMVARRSYEASVTALSTTKNMISKALEIGK comes from the coding sequence ATGGATTTAATGAATGCATCAAAAATCAGCGGAACGGCCCTGGCCGCCCATCGTATGAAACTTAACGTCATCGCAGAAAACCTGGCCAACGTGGATACCACCAGAAGCGAAGACGGCGGACCCTATCGCAGAAAAATGGTGGTCTTCAAAGGTGACGATATCGACTCTTTTGAAACGGTAGTGCAAAAAAAAATTCGAAAAGAGCAGTCCGGCAACATTGAATTATCCACCATCGAGTTTGAGGATGAAAAAAAGCCGGATAACGGCACAGGGGTCAAAGTGGATCAGATTGTCAGGTCCCAAGAAGATTTTCATCTGGTGTACAATCCGGCTCACCCCGATGCAGATCCGGATACAGGGTACGTAAAAATGCCCAACGTGGATCATTTAACAGAAATTTCGGACATGATGGTGGCCCGTCGCAGTTATGAGGCAAGTGTTACAGCGCTCTCCACCACAAAAAATATGATCAGCAAAGCCCTTGAGATAGGAAAATAA
- a CDS encoding HD domain-containing phosphohydrolase — MNKDNIKILVVDDESGILDVTEGFFERKGYQVYTAGNGSAALDIVNREKIDCVFTDINMPVMDGLELAEQIRHIDRTLPVVVMTGYPSLENTIQTLKNGVVDYLIKPVNLEQMELTLRRILRERGLFVENLILKEEVERRERLRQLNNELFKKVEEVNTLNRVMEDFAAIDSSYEIFNKVVRLGVEELKADLVFFHVYSEEDNCLVLVDKAGAKNKKYPASYATDILEQEKAFIIDSLGEDHTPCLIADAAGIPSMKGLVHSFMVAPLKIREKIFGVVSAYIFQGPRFFGEQEIYYLNFITQKAASSIENIALYENIYENLFSTLFAFVTALEVRDLYTRKHSTRVAQVAHMIAEEMACTEEELDMINVAGSLHDIGKIGIRDDILLKPGRLTEDEYEKIKEHPAIGADIISNLGLWGREAQIIRHHHERFDGTGYPDGLKGEQIPKLARILSVADSYDAMASDRAYRKKIDKHVVIDIIIKNSGSQFDPDVVDAFLRVADQNLPDDF, encoded by the coding sequence ATGAACAAGGACAATATTAAAATCCTAGTGGTGGATGACGAAAGCGGCATTCTGGATGTCACCGAAGGATTTTTTGAAAGAAAGGGCTATCAGGTATATACCGCAGGAAACGGGTCAGCCGCCCTGGATATTGTCAATCGGGAAAAAATAGATTGCGTTTTTACCGATATCAATATGCCCGTGATGGACGGTCTCGAACTCGCCGAACAAATCCGCCATATTGATAGAACCCTGCCTGTTGTTGTGATGACGGGATATCCTTCCCTTGAAAATACCATCCAGACCCTGAAAAACGGCGTTGTAGATTATCTGATCAAGCCGGTGAATCTCGAACAGATGGAGTTAACCCTTCGCAGGATACTGCGCGAACGCGGACTTTTTGTTGAAAATCTAATCCTCAAAGAAGAGGTGGAACGCCGTGAACGCCTGCGCCAACTCAACAACGAGCTGTTTAAAAAAGTGGAAGAAGTCAATACCTTAAACCGGGTCATGGAAGATTTTGCCGCCATTGATTCCAGTTACGAAATTTTCAACAAGGTTGTCCGTTTAGGCGTCGAAGAACTTAAGGCGGATCTGGTCTTTTTCCACGTATATTCAGAAGAGGACAACTGCCTGGTCCTTGTGGATAAAGCCGGCGCAAAAAATAAAAAATATCCAGCGTCCTATGCCACAGATATTCTTGAACAAGAAAAAGCATTTATCATAGACTCGCTGGGAGAGGATCACACGCCCTGTCTTATCGCAGATGCGGCAGGTATCCCATCAATGAAAGGGCTGGTGCACTCCTTTATGGTTGCGCCTTTGAAAATCCGGGAAAAAATTTTCGGTGTTGTTTCGGCATATATTTTCCAAGGGCCGCGTTTTTTCGGAGAACAGGAGATTTACTATTTAAATTTTATCACCCAGAAAGCCGCCTCCAGTATAGAAAATATCGCCTTATATGAAAATATATATGAAAATCTGTTTTCCACCCTGTTTGCGTTTGTCACCGCCCTGGAGGTCCGGGATCTTTATACCCGCAAACACTCCACCAGGGTGGCCCAAGTCGCCCATATGATCGCCGAGGAAATGGCGTGCACTGAAGAAGAACTGGACATGATCAATGTGGCAGGCAGCCTTCATGATATCGGTAAAATCGGTATCAGGGACGATATATTGTTAAAGCCCGGACGACTTACTGAGGACGAGTACGAAAAAATAAAAGAGCATCCTGCAATCGGTGCTGATATTATAAGCAACCTGGGCCTGTGGGGCAGGGAAGCTCAGATTATCCGGCATCACCACGAACGTTTTGACGGCACGGGATATCCCGATGGCCTTAAAGGCGAACAGATCCCTAAGCTTGCAAGGATATTATCCGTTGCTGACAGTTATGATGCCATGGCCTCGGACAGGGCCTACCGGAAAAAAATAGATAAGCATGTCGTCATTGACATTATAATCAAAAACTCCGGCTCTCAGTTTGATCCTGATGTTGTGGATGCTTTTCTACGGGTGGCTGATCAAAACCTGCCGGATGATTTTTAA
- the flgB gene encoding flagellar basal body rod protein FlgB, with translation MADSRIFGHTYEMIGKSMDISTRRHNLIAGNIANMDTIGYTPSDIDFQSALKRAMTEPEPDYLDKTNGKHLPGNIDGIPDRIDGMDSEDVDIYHLDSVNIDTEMMNLMENNVKFRSTAEMLLRKMTILNYAIDEGGK, from the coding sequence ATGGCCGATTCAAGAATTTTCGGGCACACCTACGAGATGATCGGAAAAAGTATGGACATCTCAACCCGGCGGCACAACCTGATCGCAGGCAATATCGCCAACATGGATACCATCGGGTATACACCCAGCGATATAGATTTTCAAAGTGCGCTTAAACGGGCCATGACGGAACCGGAACCGGACTACCTGGACAAAACCAATGGGAAACATCTGCCCGGAAACATTGACGGGATACCCGATCGGATTGACGGTATGGACAGCGAGGATGTGGACATCTATCACCTGGATTCGGTGAACATTGATACGGAAATGATGAATCTGATGGAGAACAATGTCAAATTCAGATCCACGGCCGAAATGCTGCTGCGCAAAATGACCATACTCAACTACGCCATTGATGAGGGAGGAAAATAA
- a CDS encoding diaminopimelate decarboxylase gives MPMSPEFKKRLSTVVQEAVSAFGSPFHIYDETGIVQTCRALNNAFAPIDGFKEYFAVKGLPNPTIMGLLKAQGFGFDCSSVPEIELARKVGSNADDIMFTSNNTTRKQLKTAMDNGGSIINLDDISLIAKLPAVPDLLCFRYNPGATRQGNDIIGKPEEAKYGLTREQIFSAYEQALSLGVKRFGLHTMMASNELNHQYMIDTADMLLALIEDVSRDLDIRFEFINIGGGLGIPYTPDAKPFNLKGMADGIIRSFEAFKSKNGWVPKLYMESARYITGPHGVLVTSVINHKNTYRNYVGVDASMSALMRPGMYGAYHHIHIHDKPESATLKTVDVVGALCENNDKFSIQRQLPETQHGDILIIHDTGAHGHAMGFNYNGQLRPKELLLKTDGSIELIRRAETMEDYFATLNFEPRTITPGQN, from the coding sequence ATGCCCATGTCACCTGAATTCAAGAAGAGATTATCAACGGTGGTCCAGGAGGCCGTTTCAGCCTTTGGCAGCCCTTTTCACATCTACGATGAAACCGGGATCGTTCAAACGTGCCGGGCCCTGAACAACGCGTTTGCTCCCATTGACGGATTCAAAGAGTATTTTGCCGTAAAAGGACTGCCGAATCCTACGATTATGGGGCTTCTCAAGGCCCAGGGGTTTGGCTTTGACTGCTCTTCGGTGCCGGAAATAGAGCTGGCGCGTAAAGTAGGGAGCAATGCTGACGATATTATGTTTACCTCCAACAATACCACCCGGAAACAGTTGAAAACGGCCATGGACAATGGCGGCAGCATTATAAACTTGGATGATATCTCTTTGATTGCAAAATTGCCGGCTGTACCTGATCTGCTTTGTTTTAGATACAACCCCGGCGCGACACGCCAGGGGAACGATATTATTGGAAAACCGGAGGAAGCCAAATACGGCCTGACCCGGGAACAGATTTTTTCAGCCTATGAACAGGCGCTTTCACTTGGTGTCAAGCGATTCGGTCTGCATACCATGATGGCATCCAATGAGCTTAATCACCAATACATGATTGACACGGCGGACATGTTGCTGGCGTTGATTGAAGATGTCAGCCGTGACCTTGATATCCGGTTTGAATTTATAAATATCGGAGGTGGGTTGGGCATCCCCTATACCCCGGATGCCAAACCATTCAATCTGAAAGGTATGGCTGATGGCATTATCCGTTCCTTTGAGGCTTTTAAATCGAAAAATGGTTGGGTCCCCAAATTGTATATGGAAAGTGCCCGGTATATCACCGGTCCCCATGGCGTCCTTGTGACCTCTGTGATCAACCACAAAAACACCTACCGAAACTATGTGGGCGTGGATGCATCCATGTCGGCATTGATGCGTCCCGGAATGTATGGGGCGTACCATCATATTCATATACATGACAAACCCGAATCAGCCACTTTAAAAACAGTGGATGTTGTGGGTGCACTGTGTGAGAATAATGATAAATTTTCCATCCAAAGGCAGCTGCCTGAAACCCAGCACGGCGACATCCTGATCATCCATGACACCGGGGCCCACGGACATGCCATGGGCTTTAACTACAACGGCCAGCTGCGTCCCAAGGAATTGCTGCTTAAAACCGACGGCAGCATTGAACTGATCCGGCGGGCGGAGACCATGGAAGACTATTTTGCCACATTAAATTTTGAACCCCGAACCATCACACCGGGACAGAATTGA
- a CDS encoding PilZ domain-containing protein produces MALNISDKDDRRKFSRVIFATKITIHMLDESGQNVHFKAHSKDLSQKGVFVKTDKRPSLESACQVNVYLSGGIDDIKLEIQGRIVRHTQSGFAVEFKSMDVDTYTHLKTLILYNIEGSD; encoded by the coding sequence ATGGCATTGAACATTTCAGACAAAGACGACAGGCGAAAATTTTCCAGGGTAATTTTTGCAACTAAAATCACAATTCATATGCTTGATGAATCGGGGCAAAACGTCCATTTTAAGGCCCATTCAAAGGATTTGAGCCAGAAAGGCGTGTTTGTCAAGACAGACAAGCGGCCGTCCTTGGAATCGGCGTGTCAGGTAAATGTCTATCTGTCTGGAGGAATAGACGACATCAAGCTGGAAATTCAGGGGCGAATCGTCAGACACACACAGAGCGGATTTGCTGTAGAGTTCAAGTCAATGGACGTAGATACATATACCCATCTTAAGACATTAATTTTATATAATATCGAAGGATCTGATTAA
- a CDS encoding sigma-54 dependent transcriptional regulator, with the protein MAQATAEKTTGFVDVPPKTAASFNRSGIAGVSKGLMAVLDRVRKVARSDSSILITGESGTGKELIARAIHKNSARKDGPMVVINCGAIPSELLESELFGHEKGAFTGAHRARTGRFEIADKGTIFLDEIGDMSPDLQVKLLRALQERRFERVGGSQTISVDIRVISATNKNLTAAIEENQFREDLYYRLNVIPINIMPLRERPEDIMPLVDHFQSGFAQRNTEYVPKIFPESVKQVLQAYEWPGNIRELENLVERLSVLVEEDTVAIADLPGCMTDARIDPTPVCVAGVFQKNIGFNEAVESFQKTLITHALNQTGWVKAKAAEMLKMNRTTLVEKIKKMDIEPEDEMPVF; encoded by the coding sequence ATGGCCCAAGCAACTGCCGAAAAAACAACAGGTTTTGTTGATGTCCCGCCGAAAACCGCAGCGAGTTTTAACCGCAGCGGCATTGCCGGTGTGAGCAAAGGACTGATGGCCGTGCTCGACCGGGTGCGTAAAGTTGCGCGCTCTGATTCATCGATACTGATCACCGGAGAAAGCGGTACCGGCAAGGAACTTATTGCCCGGGCGATCCATAAAAATTCAGCAAGAAAAGACGGCCCCATGGTAGTCATCAACTGTGGGGCCATTCCCAGCGAGCTTCTCGAAAGTGAATTGTTCGGTCATGAGAAAGGCGCATTTACCGGTGCCCACCGGGCAAGGACCGGACGTTTTGAAATTGCAGATAAAGGCACAATTTTTCTGGATGAAATCGGGGATATGAGCCCGGATCTGCAGGTAAAACTGTTGCGTGCTTTGCAGGAAAGACGGTTTGAGCGGGTCGGCGGTTCCCAGACCATATCAGTGGACATCAGGGTAATTTCAGCCACCAACAAAAATCTGACTGCAGCCATAGAAGAGAACCAATTCAGGGAAGACCTGTATTACCGCCTTAATGTGATTCCCATCAACATCATGCCCCTGCGGGAACGCCCTGAAGATATAATGCCCCTGGTGGATCATTTCCAGTCGGGCTTCGCACAACGCAATACCGAATACGTGCCCAAGATATTTCCAGAGTCAGTAAAACAGGTGCTCCAAGCCTATGAATGGCCTGGAAATATCCGAGAACTGGAAAATCTGGTGGAACGGCTGTCGGTACTTGTGGAGGAGGACACTGTCGCCATCGCTGATCTGCCGGGCTGTATGACCGATGCCCGAATAGATCCCACCCCGGTCTGTGTGGCCGGCGTATTCCAGAAGAACATCGGGTTTAATGAGGCCGTGGAATCGTTTCAAAAAACCTTAATTACTCATGCTCTGAATCAAACCGGATGGGTAAAAGCCAAGGCCGCCGAAATGTTAAAAATGAACCGGACGACTCTGGTTGAAAAAATAAAAAAAATGGACATTGAACCGGAAGATGAGATGCCGGTTTTTTGA
- a CDS encoding sigma-54 dependent transcriptional regulator produces the protein MSGQRLFLIVENPKERMTYTDLFEGMGFLVDAVPEGSDALTHLLSQKPAVVVADDGTPGFSALDFLKQAANSDTRVPKTIILTQDPVMDYAVSLIQHGAMDYLIKPVDPRQLELSVKKSLATSIAPSPVEKEKPVKHKAVQIITKDPRMEKLLKLAIRVADSSASVLIQGESGTGKELIARFLHEKSTRRHQPFIAINCAALPENLLESELFGHEKGAFTGALAKKAGKFELADKGTLFLDEITEMQFHLQSKLLRVLQEKVVDRVGGTQPVDVDVRVIATTNRDAKAAVKNQEFREDLFYRLNTIPLIIPPLRERRRDIQLLSAFFIKKYCRIDARYVKGLTDQALSVLQSHDFPGNVRELENVIHRAVLLADNDKITPADLLMDDGADIPLADDDTGLESAANEDFSPGSLKDMEQKMIFRTLDQTEGNRTHAAKILGISVRTLRNKLNEYKEPL, from the coding sequence GTGTCTGGACAACGATTATTTCTCATAGTTGAAAACCCAAAAGAGCGTATGACCTATACCGACCTGTTCGAAGGGATGGGTTTTCTGGTTGATGCTGTGCCCGAAGGCTCGGATGCGCTCACGCACCTGCTTTCCCAAAAACCTGCTGTGGTTGTGGCTGATGATGGTACGCCAGGCTTCTCAGCGTTGGATTTCCTGAAACAAGCGGCGAATTCCGATACCAGGGTGCCGAAAACCATTATCCTGACCCAGGATCCTGTGATGGATTATGCCGTCAGTCTGATACAGCACGGTGCCATGGATTATTTGATCAAACCGGTTGATCCAAGACAGCTTGAACTCAGCGTTAAAAAATCTTTGGCCACATCCATTGCACCCTCGCCTGTAGAAAAGGAAAAACCGGTTAAACACAAAGCGGTTCAGATTATTACCAAAGATCCCAGAATGGAGAAACTGCTCAAACTTGCCATCCGGGTGGCGGATTCGTCTGCATCGGTACTCATTCAGGGGGAAAGCGGTACGGGCAAGGAACTGATTGCAAGGTTTTTACACGAAAAAAGTACCCGTCGGCATCAACCGTTTATCGCTATCAATTGCGCAGCTCTGCCGGAAAACCTGCTGGAAAGTGAATTATTCGGCCACGAGAAAGGAGCCTTCACCGGCGCATTGGCAAAAAAAGCCGGCAAGTTTGAACTGGCAGACAAAGGCACCTTGTTTCTTGACGAAATCACCGAGATGCAATTTCACCTTCAATCAAAACTCCTAAGAGTACTCCAGGAAAAGGTCGTAGACCGGGTGGGGGGAACCCAGCCCGTGGATGTGGATGTCCGGGTTATCGCCACCACCAACCGGGATGCCAAGGCAGCCGTAAAGAACCAGGAGTTTAGAGAAGATCTGTTTTACCGTCTCAATACCATTCCCTTGATTATTCCTCCTTTACGGGAGCGGCGTCGGGATATCCAGCTCTTATCCGCTTTTTTTATAAAAAAATATTGCAGGATTGACGCAAGGTATGTCAAAGGATTGACAGATCAGGCGCTTTCCGTACTTCAATCCCACGACTTTCCCGGCAATGTCCGGGAACTTGAAAATGTGATCCATCGCGCCGTGCTTCTTGCGGACAACGATAAGATCACCCCTGCTGACCTGCTCATGGATGATGGTGCGGACATCCCCCTTGCCGATGATGATACAGGCTTAGAATCCGCTGCAAATGAGGACTTTTCCCCAGGATCACTCAAAGATATGGAACAAAAAATGATCTTCAGGACATTGGATCAGACCGAGGGAAACCGGACGCATGCGGCAAAAATTTTAGGGATCAGTGTCAGAACCCTCCGTAATAAACTAAACGAATACAAAGAACCGCTCTGA